In uncultured Umboniibacter sp., one genomic interval encodes:
- the recB gene encoding exodeoxyribonuclease V subunit beta, whose amino-acid sequence MKTLDANTLPLNGVQIIEASAGTGKTYTIATLYVRLVLGLNAPTLSPADITVVTFTKAATAELRDRIRARLHEERTDLSAQVYASLNGEDFKPSALYQQLVAKHGSPSSASWSPLVELSLAEKRMDAAEIHTIHSFCLRLLKQYAFDSKLPFGLEITLDEDTRLRAVNDFWRQLCYRRSAVEVTAIQQQFATPDQLLSALGKIGNARYEEFDCSEDSFDESLAKLKTTQEQLTQLWAQYGGELLSEVETAMLQDRLKKTSWKIAKKESLYNQVALIATGEMPYFTVSTKQLKDLLKFSTSELAKAAMKGKEPVGSNPLTDFLDELPRENELNILLLRDAYFACIELEDQQERLHGTMRSDNILAHCAKFISNASDDVIASIRSQIKVAMIDEFQDTDPQQFAVFKRLFQGDESQRGLMLIGDPKQAIYGFRGADLNVYLQARDDFAGLDAQYTMDKNWRSSQGVIDAIDAIFTHGDTPFINTKIEFPRVSAGKTDIASLTLKGKTLAPLEWQHHDLGDKPNKPVRVRATAQATAKRIAEFLTPENGATLGSEPLQARDIAVLVDNKDQALAMQQALSDFGISTNAALKQSVFQSPEATAYHSLLLCLLAPNNERLIRRFIADPCFGYSAFELQQRFDNEEYWQLWTSTLNQALSLWQSRGPLAAIEFVGHEWDLYAQLLRDNQANRRLSNWLQLGQLLQNYAAKSPGIDGQLEWFQQCCSEEMLNDANELQLESDDNVVTISTIHKSKGLQYSAVFIPFAWTAKIPNSKQNIAVVQDNNLRRITTKGRVYAEFAKDMKEESIRLLYVALTRAVSYLYLGTINYKDAKQSALAHLSGVLGSDDVEREIAQTFSSELIQALPTLKQQLPQLKIAPQLGDHQAELTAREFTAKIDATRGISSYSALVKELKHSPKAASTTSTDSADDETLTPSREENRQEENSRFDLARGAHVGNFLHDALETLNWSKLENTEHDTELAELMLRYGVPGFDEPPMIARYRDWLSDVINTPFCKGLRLKDIPERDRLAEMEFFLPLDQLLSSERLNPIVAEYLESPLQFAPVSGHLKGFIDLSLRIDGKYYVADYKSNFLGGSFAEYQPEALKLAVKHSGYTLQYLIYVVALHRHLRHHLANYDYDTHFGGVYYLYLRGMHPDEGTSGVYFDRPPLALVSQLDSLFAQEQI is encoded by the coding sequence ATGAAGACCTTAGACGCTAACACGCTTCCGCTGAATGGCGTGCAGATCATCGAAGCGAGCGCGGGTACCGGCAAAACCTATACCATTGCTACCTTGTATGTGCGCTTAGTTCTTGGCCTCAATGCACCAACACTTAGCCCTGCGGACATCACAGTAGTCACCTTCACCAAGGCCGCTACGGCAGAGCTGCGTGATCGTATTCGGGCTCGCTTACACGAGGAACGAACCGACCTGTCAGCGCAAGTTTATGCGTCCCTAAACGGTGAAGACTTCAAGCCCTCGGCACTTTATCAGCAACTTGTGGCCAAACACGGTAGTCCAAGTTCCGCATCCTGGTCACCATTGGTGGAGCTATCGCTCGCCGAGAAACGTATGGATGCGGCGGAAATTCACACGATTCATAGCTTCTGTCTGCGACTGTTAAAGCAATATGCCTTTGACTCGAAATTACCCTTTGGTCTTGAGATCACCCTTGATGAAGATACCCGACTGCGCGCGGTGAACGATTTCTGGCGCCAGCTGTGTTATCGCCGCAGCGCCGTTGAAGTCACGGCCATTCAGCAGCAGTTCGCAACGCCTGATCAGTTGCTTAGCGCCTTAGGAAAAATAGGCAACGCACGCTACGAGGAGTTTGATTGTTCCGAAGATTCCTTCGACGAATCACTGGCGAAGCTCAAAACGACTCAAGAACAACTGACTCAGCTGTGGGCGCAATACGGCGGTGAATTATTAAGCGAAGTCGAAACTGCGATGCTTCAGGATCGGCTTAAGAAGACGAGTTGGAAGATTGCTAAAAAAGAGAGTTTATACAATCAGGTTGCCTTGATCGCCACCGGCGAAATGCCCTACTTCACGGTATCAACAAAGCAACTCAAAGACCTTTTAAAATTTTCCACGAGCGAACTCGCAAAAGCCGCTATGAAGGGCAAAGAGCCGGTCGGCAGCAATCCATTAACGGACTTTTTGGATGAACTCCCACGGGAAAACGAACTTAACATTTTGTTATTGCGTGACGCCTACTTCGCTTGTATTGAACTAGAAGACCAGCAGGAACGACTTCATGGCACCATGCGCTCGGATAATATCTTAGCGCACTGCGCGAAGTTTATTAGCAACGCTTCGGACGACGTGATCGCCAGTATTCGCTCGCAAATAAAGGTCGCGATGATTGACGAGTTCCAAGATACGGATCCGCAGCAGTTCGCCGTCTTTAAACGCCTTTTTCAGGGCGATGAATCGCAACGAGGCTTGATGCTAATTGGCGATCCTAAGCAGGCAATCTATGGCTTTCGTGGCGCTGACCTCAATGTCTATTTACAAGCTCGCGACGATTTCGCCGGCCTTGATGCGCAATACACCATGGACAAAAATTGGCGTTCTTCCCAAGGGGTCATTGATGCCATTGATGCCATCTTTACTCACGGTGACACGCCATTCATCAATACAAAAATTGAGTTCCCTCGGGTCAGTGCAGGGAAAACCGACATTGCATCGCTAACCTTAAAGGGTAAAACACTCGCTCCGCTGGAATGGCAGCACCACGATTTAGGTGATAAACCCAATAAGCCAGTTCGCGTGCGGGCAACCGCCCAAGCCACCGCGAAACGAATTGCCGAGTTTTTAACTCCTGAGAATGGCGCGACCCTAGGCAGCGAGCCGTTACAGGCAAGAGATATCGCCGTCTTGGTCGATAACAAAGACCAAGCCTTAGCCATGCAGCAGGCCCTGTCCGACTTCGGAATCAGCACGAATGCCGCCCTCAAACAATCGGTTTTCCAGAGCCCCGAGGCAACTGCCTATCACTCGCTGCTGCTGTGCCTGTTAGCGCCTAATAATGAACGACTCATTCGCCGTTTTATTGCCGATCCCTGCTTTGGCTATTCTGCCTTCGAACTGCAACAGCGTTTTGACAACGAGGAGTATTGGCAGCTCTGGACCAGCACCTTAAATCAAGCCTTGTCCCTATGGCAGAGCCGAGGTCCGCTTGCGGCAATTGAATTTGTTGGCCACGAATGGGATCTCTACGCACAGTTGCTTCGCGATAATCAGGCTAACCGCCGATTGAGTAACTGGCTTCAGCTTGGTCAGCTGCTGCAAAATTACGCCGCTAAATCGCCGGGTATTGACGGGCAGCTTGAGTGGTTTCAACAGTGCTGCTCTGAGGAAATGCTCAACGACGCCAACGAACTTCAATTGGAATCCGACGATAACGTGGTGACCATTAGCACTATCCACAAATCAAAGGGCCTGCAGTATTCTGCGGTATTTATCCCCTTCGCGTGGACGGCTAAAATACCCAATTCGAAACAGAATATTGCCGTAGTACAAGATAACAATCTGCGTCGTATTACCACTAAAGGCCGCGTCTACGCAGAATTCGCGAAGGATATGAAAGAGGAGTCCATTCGCCTTCTCTACGTAGCCTTAACACGAGCCGTCAGTTACCTCTATTTGGGCACCATCAACTACAAAGACGCAAAGCAGTCTGCACTCGCTCATCTCAGCGGGGTACTTGGTAGTGATGACGTAGAGCGCGAGATTGCGCAAACCTTCAGCAGCGAGTTAATCCAAGCGTTGCCAACGTTAAAGCAGCAATTACCGCAGCTAAAAATAGCGCCTCAATTAGGTGATCATCAAGCAGAATTAACAGCCCGAGAATTTACCGCTAAGATTGACGCGACGCGCGGAATCAGTAGCTATTCAGCCCTCGTCAAGGAACTAAAACATTCGCCTAAAGCGGCAAGCACAACTAGCACTGATTCCGCCGATGACGAAACCTTAACGCCTTCACGAGAAGAGAACAGGCAAGAAGAGAACTCGCGTTTTGATCTGGCCAGAGGCGCACATGTGGGTAACTTCCTTCACGATGCACTAGAAACGCTCAACTGGAGTAAGTTAGAGAATACCGAACATGATACCGAGCTGGCCGAACTTATGCTCCGTTATGGTGTTCCGGGCTTTGATGAGCCGCCAATGATAGCGCGCTATCGTGATTGGCTGAGCGATGTCATCAACACCCCATTCTGTAAGGGCCTCCGTTTAAAGGATATCCCGGAGCGAGATCGTTTAGCGGAGATGGAGTTCTTTCTTCCGCTGGATCAGCTACTCAGTTCCGAACGCCTTAACCCAATTGTCGCGGAGTATCTAGAGAGTCCATTGCAATTTGCGCCAGTGAGCGGCCATCTAAAGGGCTTCATTGACTTGAGCCTGCGCATTGATGGGAAATACTATGTTGCCGACTATAAGTCGAATTTCCTAGGTGGTAGCTTCGCGGAATATCAGCCCGAGGCTCTGAAATTGGCAGTTAAACACAGCGGCTACACCCTGCAATACTTGATCTACGTTGTCGCGCTGCACCGTCACCTTCGCCATCATCTAGCCAACTACGACTATGACACGCACTTTGGTGGGGTGTATTACCTTTACTTACGTGGCATGCATCCGGATGAAGGCACTAGCGGGGTCTACTTTGATCGTCCGCCGCTCGCGCTCGTGAGCCAGCTCGACAGTTTATTCGCACAGGAGCAAATCTAA
- the recC gene encoding exodeoxyribonuclease V subunit gamma gives MLHLLSSNSQDVLVAQLSQILKIQAPADPFTSTSVLVQSDGMANWLKLQLSSKLGQCSHIEFLMPSNFLWQCYRQTLPEVPERSPFAREQLRWRIAQYLAEHIHQAEYLPLNEYLQKNPGDNAQVQLAEAITDIFDHYLMYRPDWLMAWESGDFSLFNELGADLRWQGLLWKAIVSSIPTELRWHRANIAEAFISSVSAADLPERLYVFGISNMPPIMLQQLHAISEHCEVYLFWQNPCSEFWQELANPKSRAAITAALESEFEEDNFQSDNTLLSNLGQHGRDFVHQLIELDIFGGNHDIRFNLDQKVDLGRDTLLAHIQHDVLSLQQTHHHYDPSIKLSTSYSSAREIQALRDYVLQQLEADPSLTPGDFVVMVPNIEDYAPFFATLFNPVGSSTYLPIAISDRAEISEQPIYQAIQQLLGLSQSRATRTDIFNLLEIAAVRAKFSIAEEQIAQLRDWCQQANVYWGFDNEHWQQHGNPATGRHHWEFAIERWLQSLIFADSAAPFNDAVGGIRISGTQSELLSNFIEFLDTLKRTFAIQQGEKSPAEWHQIMIESFNKLIASDHEDAEYLSQIYRKIDDYFFAISNAEFTHAVSFASVSQPLLSELTSVRNSQRFAAGRINICTFLPMRSIPFRVVCMLGMGSEQIPRRVEAQQFDLSLRQPRIGDRHPTREDRYLFLEGILAAEDALYISWIGHSIKTNEEQPPSILVSELLDTLVETTALSRAELEAKAICHHPLQSFNSSYYLPDSPLFSYDERWLLTPSRAENFDSQPLDVTQHDEIDINDLVAFYKNPLRTFLKHLGVSKHYSDSELSDDERFEINSLERWKIYQKINEQGLSGAIAPVLRRFELSGESPAAAIGTNVSANLSSEFNESIRDLQPLLPLHPQQATRRLTVPSREGQSSADMDDGQIILSGTLPYYQTVNGNLVIQFANHSSSNNPKYALQLRIHQAFLCAAKLNCTAVLIEKGGSKKAAAMSTEKALELLSGWIDLYRYGLTLPLPLDASIASKVVQEKSVNESEFKYELEARISQFTDWQDAIVQHAETFMGDTNLCFEAGAKL, from the coding sequence GTGTTGCATTTACTGTCATCAAATAGCCAAGATGTGCTGGTTGCACAGCTATCGCAAATTCTCAAGATTCAGGCACCGGCAGATCCGTTTACTAGCACTTCGGTTTTGGTCCAAAGTGACGGCATGGCGAATTGGCTGAAGCTTCAGCTTTCCAGTAAATTGGGGCAATGCAGCCACATTGAGTTTCTTATGCCCAGTAACTTTCTGTGGCAGTGCTATCGCCAGACACTCCCCGAGGTACCGGAGCGTTCGCCCTTTGCCCGTGAGCAGTTGCGCTGGCGCATTGCGCAATATCTGGCTGAACATATTCACCAAGCTGAATATCTGCCACTTAACGAGTATCTACAAAAAAATCCCGGCGATAACGCCCAAGTACAATTAGCCGAAGCGATTACCGATATTTTCGACCACTATCTCATGTACCGGCCTGATTGGCTTATGGCGTGGGAAAGTGGTGACTTCTCGCTATTCAACGAGTTAGGTGCGGACCTTCGCTGGCAAGGGTTGCTCTGGAAAGCCATCGTAAGTTCTATTCCAACGGAGCTTCGCTGGCACCGTGCCAATATCGCCGAGGCCTTTATTAGTAGTGTCTCGGCAGCAGATTTACCGGAACGACTCTATGTTTTCGGTATCAGTAATATGCCTCCCATTATGCTCCAGCAACTACATGCAATCAGCGAGCACTGTGAGGTTTATCTATTTTGGCAGAACCCCTGTAGTGAATTTTGGCAGGAGTTAGCTAACCCGAAATCGCGCGCAGCAATCACCGCAGCGCTAGAAAGTGAGTTCGAAGAGGACAACTTTCAATCCGACAACACCCTGCTTAGTAACCTGGGGCAGCACGGGCGAGACTTTGTACACCAACTTATCGAACTCGATATTTTCGGCGGCAATCATGATATTCGCTTCAATCTTGATCAGAAGGTCGACTTAGGCCGTGATACCCTGCTCGCCCATATTCAGCATGATGTCCTTAGCCTGCAACAAACTCACCACCACTACGATCCCAGCATAAAGCTCTCTACCAGCTATAGCTCAGCGCGCGAAATTCAGGCGCTGCGCGATTATGTCCTCCAACAGCTGGAAGCAGATCCGTCACTAACGCCGGGCGACTTTGTCGTGATGGTGCCGAATATTGAGGACTATGCGCCCTTTTTCGCTACCCTTTTTAACCCCGTTGGCTCGAGTACTTACCTACCTATTGCCATATCAGATAGGGCAGAGATTAGCGAGCAGCCGATTTATCAGGCCATTCAACAACTATTAGGCCTATCTCAATCTAGAGCAACGCGCACCGACATCTTCAACCTACTCGAAATTGCCGCGGTTCGGGCTAAATTTTCCATTGCCGAAGAGCAGATCGCTCAGTTGCGTGACTGGTGTCAGCAAGCCAACGTTTACTGGGGTTTCGACAATGAGCATTGGCAACAACATGGCAACCCCGCTACGGGAAGGCACCACTGGGAGTTCGCCATCGAGCGCTGGCTTCAGAGCCTAATTTTCGCCGATAGTGCGGCGCCATTTAATGACGCTGTGGGTGGCATACGTATCAGCGGTACGCAATCCGAACTGTTGAGCAATTTCATCGAATTCCTAGATACACTCAAGCGGACTTTCGCCATTCAACAGGGAGAAAAATCGCCCGCTGAATGGCATCAGATCATGATAGAAAGCTTCAATAAGTTAATTGCGAGTGATCACGAAGACGCCGAGTATCTCTCGCAGATTTACCGCAAGATAGATGACTACTTTTTCGCTATCAGTAATGCTGAGTTCACCCATGCTGTTAGTTTTGCTTCGGTGAGTCAGCCTCTACTGAGCGAGCTGACAAGTGTCCGAAACAGTCAACGCTTCGCCGCCGGTAGAATAAATATTTGTACTTTCCTGCCAATGCGCTCCATTCCGTTTCGCGTTGTGTGCATGCTCGGCATGGGCAGTGAGCAGATACCGCGACGCGTTGAGGCGCAGCAGTTTGACCTAAGTTTGCGACAGCCGCGGATTGGTGACCGCCATCCCACACGCGAAGATAGATATCTGTTCCTCGAAGGTATTTTGGCCGCTGAGGATGCCCTATATATCAGTTGGATTGGACACTCGATCAAGACTAATGAGGAACAACCCCCATCAATTTTAGTATCCGAATTACTCGATACCTTGGTGGAGACAACAGCGTTATCGAGGGCTGAACTAGAAGCTAAGGCAATTTGCCATCATCCACTCCAGAGCTTTAATTCAAGCTATTATCTGCCTGATTCGCCGCTATTTAGCTACGATGAACGCTGGTTACTCACCCCTTCTCGTGCCGAGAACTTCGATTCACAGCCGCTGGATGTCACCCAGCACGATGAAATAGACATCAATGACTTGGTGGCCTTTTACAAGAACCCGCTGCGTACCTTTTTAAAGCACCTAGGAGTTAGCAAACACTACTCTGACTCCGAGCTAAGTGATGACGAACGCTTTGAGATTAACTCCTTAGAGCGTTGGAAGATCTATCAGAAGATAAATGAACAGGGGCTCTCTGGTGCAATAGCACCGGTTCTTCGCCGTTTTGAGCTCAGCGGAGAGAGTCCCGCTGCGGCCATTGGTACGAATGTTAGCGCCAACCTATCGAGCGAGTTTAATGAATCTATTAGGGACTTGCAGCCATTACTGCCACTGCACCCACAGCAGGCAACGCGGCGCCTAACGGTTCCCTCTCGGGAAGGCCAATCTTCAGCAGATATGGACGATGGACAAATAATCCTCTCGGGAACGCTGCCCTATTACCAAACCGTCAATGGTAACCTAGTCATTCAGTTTGCCAACCACAGTAGTAGCAACAATCCTAAGTACGCCCTACAGCTGCGGATTCATCAGGCTTTCCTCTGTGCAGCAAAGTTAAACTGTACAGCTGTCTTGATAGAAAAAGGCGGAAGCAAAAAAGCCGCTGCAATGTCCACCGAGAAGGCCCTTGAGCTATTGAGTGGATGGATCGATCTCTACCGATATGGTCTAACGCTACCACTACCTCTGGACGCGAGCATTGCCTCGAAGGTTGTGCAGGAGAAAAGCGTCAACGAGAGTGAGTTTAAGTATGAACTCGAGGCGCGCATTAGCCAATTCACTGACTGGCAGGATGCTATTGTACAGCACGCTGAAACCTTTATGGGTGACACCAATCTCTGCTTCGAAGCGGGGGCCAAACTATGA
- the gltX gene encoding glutamate--tRNA ligase → MTVRTRIAPSPTGDPHVGTAYIALFNMVFAKQHGGQFLLRIEDTDQTRSTAESEQAILDSLRWLGLDWDEGPDVGGPHGPYRQSERMDIYAGYCQELIDKGHAFYCFASSEELDEMRKEQMANGQTPRYDGRGLLLSEDEVQAKLAAGEPYVVRMKIPAEGACVFNDLLRGEISIDYAQVDMQVLLKADGMPTYHLANVVDDHLMQITHVMRGEEWINSAPKHILLYQYFGWDVPVLCHLPLLRNPDKSKLSKRKNPTSINFYQRMGYLPEAVLNYLARMGWSMPNEEEKFSLAQMQENFDINKVSLGGPVFDVEKLDWLNGRWIREDLSEDQLAGRIATWALNEDYLKAILPLVGSRLEKLSDIGPLTQMFFMGLPTIEPQQFEFKKLSEEQVKQILQFVAWRLDAVREWNKDALYNELNTLAEQMELKLRDLMQPLFIALSGQATTPPLFDAMAVLGADLTRARVRHAVNVLGAPGKKALKKLEKAYQALSR, encoded by the coding sequence ATGACAGTTCGCACTCGTATCGCGCCATCCCCAACGGGTGATCCGCACGTTGGTACCGCCTATATCGCACTTTTTAATATGGTATTCGCTAAACAGCACGGTGGGCAGTTTCTGCTGCGCATTGAAGATACAGACCAAACACGTTCAACTGCGGAATCAGAGCAGGCCATTCTGGACTCCCTCCGTTGGTTGGGACTTGATTGGGACGAGGGTCCCGACGTGGGTGGCCCACATGGCCCGTATCGTCAATCGGAGCGAATGGATATCTATGCTGGTTACTGTCAGGAACTCATTGATAAAGGCCACGCCTTCTACTGTTTCGCCAGTTCGGAAGAGCTTGACGAAATGCGTAAGGAGCAGATGGCTAACGGCCAGACGCCTCGCTATGATGGCCGCGGCTTACTTCTAAGTGAAGACGAGGTGCAGGCGAAGCTCGCTGCGGGTGAGCCCTATGTCGTTCGCATGAAGATTCCAGCTGAAGGCGCCTGTGTGTTTAATGACCTGCTACGTGGCGAAATCAGCATTGATTACGCTCAGGTGGATATGCAGGTTCTGTTAAAGGCCGATGGTATGCCTACCTACCACCTTGCCAATGTCGTAGATGACCACCTCATGCAGATTACTCACGTGATGCGTGGCGAGGAGTGGATTAACTCCGCGCCTAAGCACATTCTGCTTTATCAATACTTTGGTTGGGATGTGCCGGTGCTGTGCCATTTGCCGTTGCTGCGCAATCCGGATAAATCAAAGCTGTCTAAGCGTAAGAATCCAACTTCGATCAACTTCTATCAGCGCATGGGCTATCTTCCGGAAGCGGTGCTGAACTATTTGGCGCGCATGGGTTGGTCAATGCCAAATGAAGAAGAGAAGTTTTCACTCGCGCAGATGCAGGAAAACTTCGATATCAATAAGGTGTCTCTGGGTGGTCCGGTATTTGACGTCGAGAAACTTGATTGGCTTAACGGCCGCTGGATTCGCGAAGATCTGTCCGAGGATCAATTGGCGGGACGCATTGCCACCTGGGCACTTAATGAAGATTATCTTAAAGCGATCCTACCGTTGGTGGGGTCGCGTCTTGAGAAGTTGAGTGACATTGGTCCGTTGACGCAGATGTTCTTTATGGGGCTTCCTACCATTGAGCCGCAACAGTTCGAATTCAAGAAATTAAGTGAAGAGCAGGTGAAGCAAATCCTGCAGTTTGTTGCTTGGCGCTTAGATGCGGTTCGTGAATGGAACAAGGACGCGCTGTATAACGAATTGAATACCTTGGCTGAGCAGATGGAGCTGAAGCTGCGTGATTTGATGCAACCGTTATTCATTGCCCTAAGCGGACAGGCTACGACGCCGCCGTTGTTTGATGCCATGGCGGTATTGGGCGCTGATTTGACCCGTGCTCGCGTTCGCCACGCCGTTAATGTGCTGGGTGCGCCTGGAAAGAAGGCGCTGAAAAAGCTTGAGAAAGCCTATCAGGCGCTGTCGCGCTAA
- the recD gene encoding exodeoxyribonuclease V subunit alpha has protein sequence MPTTISYLDEKLGRYLSGFAAPERQSFLQQITTLLASVRSQGHSCLPLTAVDELATGNNIELAANWRDQWRALLESESTLFGSGGGVQPLQYRDGNLYLQRDDHAEEQIAKILSQHANGSRLYAARDLDAALDRLFAGADAGTLGQRQAALAAATNRLAMILGGPGTGKTTTVVKLLAVILEQALTLKPLYNVLLLAPTGKAAARLGQAIKAQRNTLDISESIRTAIPTSAKTLHRALEWRGGGFARNARNPLVADLIVVDEASMIDTRLMLGLLEAVPAHCQLLLLGDAHQLASVEAGSVLSDLELAAQETSSSLHPGYAKLTHSYRFHQDSGIGALAGAVKQGDTAAINPIFANFNNELSWSEVLAVAELSQPYHHYLNALKQGSPPEEVYARYNDWRVLCATREGEFGLSGLNEAIEQHLAAAFDLNVDSRFYSGLPIMITQNDYLQGLFNGDIGLILAVDGELRAFFESEDGAMKSLLAARLPHVEKAFAMTVHKSQGSEFSDCALVLPEAGRSELITRELIYTAITRAKKTFKLMGSEATLQRGISASTQRFSGLASRLIQRASS, from the coding sequence ATGCCTACGACCATCAGTTATTTAGATGAAAAGTTAGGCCGCTATCTCAGTGGCTTCGCTGCACCAGAGCGTCAGTCATTTCTGCAGCAAATTACGACCCTACTCGCGTCAGTGCGATCTCAAGGTCATAGCTGCTTACCCTTAACTGCGGTGGATGAGCTAGCAACGGGTAATAATATTGAACTGGCTGCAAACTGGCGCGATCAATGGCGCGCTCTGCTTGAATCCGAGTCCACGCTGTTTGGCTCCGGTGGCGGCGTTCAGCCACTACAGTATCGGGATGGTAACTTATATCTACAACGGGATGACCACGCTGAAGAGCAGATTGCGAAAATCCTAAGCCAACATGCCAACGGCTCACGACTTTACGCCGCGCGCGACCTAGATGCCGCCTTAGATCGGCTGTTTGCGGGCGCCGACGCGGGCACCTTAGGGCAACGTCAAGCGGCACTCGCTGCAGCGACTAATCGTCTAGCGATGATCCTTGGCGGCCCAGGCACCGGGAAGACCACAACCGTGGTTAAACTGCTAGCCGTTATTCTTGAGCAAGCACTGACACTTAAGCCGCTCTACAACGTGCTATTGCTTGCGCCTACTGGCAAGGCGGCCGCAAGGCTAGGTCAAGCCATTAAAGCGCAGCGGAATACGCTGGATATTAGCGAGTCGATTCGAACGGCTATTCCTACCTCGGCCAAGACACTTCATCGAGCGCTGGAATGGCGCGGAGGTGGTTTTGCTCGAAATGCCCGAAATCCGCTGGTCGCTGATCTGATTGTAGTGGATGAAGCCTCAATGATTGATACTCGCCTGATGTTAGGATTGCTAGAGGCGGTTCCTGCACATTGCCAACTCCTACTGCTCGGCGATGCTCATCAGCTAGCTTCCGTTGAGGCGGGTTCTGTGCTTTCTGATCTTGAGTTAGCCGCCCAGGAAACTAGCTCATCATTACACCCGGGCTATGCCAAACTCACTCATAGCTACCGATTCCACCAAGATAGCGGAATTGGCGCGCTAGCCGGCGCTGTTAAGCAAGGCGACACCGCGGCGATAAATCCTATTTTCGCCAACTTTAACAATGAATTAAGCTGGTCCGAAGTCCTGGCTGTGGCTGAACTTAGCCAACCCTACCACCACTATCTCAATGCCCTGAAGCAAGGTTCGCCGCCTGAAGAGGTCTACGCCCGTTACAATGATTGGCGCGTGTTATGTGCAACCCGTGAGGGTGAGTTCGGTCTTTCAGGGCTTAATGAGGCTATAGAACAGCACTTAGCGGCAGCCTTCGACCTCAATGTTGACAGTCGTTTCTATAGCGGCCTACCCATCATGATTACTCAAAACGATTACTTACAGGGGTTATTCAACGGTGATATCGGCTTGATCTTAGCAGTTGATGGCGAGCTTCGAGCCTTCTTTGAATCCGAGGATGGCGCTATGAAAAGCTTATTAGCAGCGCGCTTGCCACACGTCGAAAAAGCCTTCGCAATGACCGTACACAAGAGCCAGGGGTCCGAGTTCAGCGATTGCGCGTTGGTACTACCAGAAGCTGGGCGAAGTGAACTGATTACCAGAGAGCTAATCTATACCGCAATTACCCGCGCCAAGAAAACCTTCAAACTGATGGGCAGTGAAGCCACGTTGCAGAGAGGCATTAGCGCCTCAACTCAGCGTTTCTCTGGCTTAGCTTCGAGATTGATTCAGAGGGCAAGCAGTTAG
- the dusA gene encoding tRNA dihydrouridine(20/20a) synthase DusA, producing MPPNYTLSTAPMMEWSDRHCRAFWRVMTKHSLMYTEMVTANAVIHGNRDYLIGYNDVEHPIALQLGGSDPEQLREATKIAADYGYDEVNLNCGCPSDRVKSGFFGACLMAEPETVARGMEAIIETAPIKATVKNRIGIDDQEDYPSLLNFIDTVSASGVKHFIVHARKAWLNGLSPKENREIPPLRYDLVHQLKLERPELEISINGGINTLDEADHQLSHVDGVMLGRAAYQNPWILASVDRRFFGAETDPVTTRHEALRAYFPYIESQLAAGAKLHYMTRHLMGLFNAQPGGKQFRRYVSENAYKEGAGLAVLEQAMALVPE from the coding sequence ATGCCCCCAAACTACACGCTTTCGACCGCACCGATGATGGAATGGTCAGACCGACACTGCCGTGCTTTTTGGCGAGTGATGACGAAACACAGTTTGATGTATACCGAAATGGTCACCGCTAACGCGGTGATACACGGTAACCGCGACTACCTGATTGGCTACAATGATGTGGAGCACCCTATTGCCCTGCAGCTAGGTGGAAGTGACCCCGAGCAACTCCGTGAAGCCACAAAAATCGCCGCGGATTACGGTTATGACGAAGTGAATCTCAACTGTGGTTGCCCGTCAGACCGAGTGAAGTCAGGTTTCTTTGGCGCCTGTTTAATGGCCGAACCGGAAACTGTTGCGCGTGGTATGGAAGCCATCATTGAGACCGCCCCCATCAAAGCTACGGTTAAGAACCGCATTGGTATTGACGATCAAGAGGACTACCCTAGCCTACTTAACTTCATTGATACCGTATCCGCTAGCGGCGTAAAACACTTTATCGTCCATGCCCGAAAAGCCTGGCTAAATGGACTTTCGCCGAAGGAAAACCGTGAAATCCCGCCGCTGCGCTATGACTTAGTCCACCAGCTAAAATTGGAACGTCCGGAGCTAGAAATATCAATCAATGGCGGTATCAATACTCTAGATGAAGCCGATCATCAGCTTAGCCACGTTGATGGGGTCATGTTGGGCCGAGCCGCCTACCAGAATCCGTGGATTCTCGCGTCGGTGGATCGCCGTTTCTTCGGCGCCGAGACGGATCCTGTAACAACACGGCACGAGGCGCTTCGTGCCTACTTCCCCTATATTGAATCGCAGTTGGCTGCGGGGGCAAAATTACATTATATGACACGCCACTTGATGGGGCTGTTTAATGCTCAACCTGGCGGCAAACAATTCCGCCGCTATGTCTCCGAAAACGCCTATAAAGAGGGTGCTGGATTAGCAGTTCTTGAGCAGGCAATGGCGTTAGTACCAGAGTGA